The candidate division KSB1 bacterium genome contains the following window.
GACACCGATTCTTCACAGATCTCAAACTATCTCAAGGTGAGATTGGCCGGAGCAGGCTTAAATATATTCGGGCTTGGAGCTAAGGTGATTCTCCATTACCAAGACAAGATATTCTTCCAGGAGCTCATGGCAACCAGAGGATTTCAATCGTCGGTCGAACCGGTGTTGAATTTCGGGCTAGGAGAGGTCAACCGTCTCGACTCTCTGGAAGTGATCTGGCCAACCGGTGATTACCAGGTTTTGAAAGATCTGCCAGTCAATCAAACTATCACATTGAATCAAACTGACGCCAAAGCCGCTTATAACTATTCATCCCGGAGAAATGATCAGCGGATGTTCCTGAATATTTCCGAAGATGTGCAACTCGAATACTTGCATCAGGAAAATAGATTCATCGAATTCAACCGGGAACCGTTTATCCCGCATTTTTTATCGACGGAAGGCCCGGCGTGCGCCATTGCGGATGTGAATGGCGACGGCTTGGAAGATGTGTATCTCGGCGGCGCAAAACACCAGCCGGGCAAACTCTTTCTGCAAAACCGGCAGGGAGGATTTGAAGCAGCCGCCAATCCTGCGTTTGTCAACGACAAGGTGGGGGAGGACGTCGATGCCGCTTTTTTCGACGCGAACGGCGATGACCTGCCCGACCTTTACGTTGTGAGCGGCGGCAATGAATTTTTTGGCCGAGCGGAAGCGCTGCGAGACCGGCTTTATTTGAACGAGGGAAACGGCGCGTTTCGCAAAACCGAAGACGGGCTCCCGGAACTTTATGCAAATGGCGCCTGTGTGAAACCCGCTGACATTGACAATGATGGCGATATGGATTTATTCGTCGGCAGCCGCTCTTTGCCGCGGCTGTACGGTATCATTCCCGAAAGCTATTTGCTAATTAATGACGGCAAGGGAAAATTCACGGACGAGACGTCAGCGCGTGCGCCCGGCTTATCGAAGGTTGGCATGGTAACCGATGCGGTGTGGGTGGATTTAAACAAGGATACGTACCGGGATCTCATCGTTGTAGGTGAATGGATGCCGATCACCATTTTTCACAATTTGAATGGTGAATTAGTCGACGTCACCGAAAAATATGGTCTCGAAGGCACTCACGGTTGGTGGAATACCGTGGCGGCAGCGGATTTTAATCAGGACGGATTTGTTGATCTCGTTGCTGGAAATTTAGGATTGAATTCCATTTTGAAAACCGCGGGTAATAAACCGGTACGACTATTCATCAATGATTTCTCCGGGAATGGAAAGCTGGATCAGATACTCACTTATTTTCATGAAGGAAAAACTTATCCTCTGGCATCTGCCGAGCAAATGTTCATCAATATCCCTTCTTTACGCACTACATACCCGACTTACGCCGACTATGCCGGGAAATCATTGCAGGATATTTTTTCACGTGAGCAGTTAGAAGCGGCCACTGTCCGCACGGCAACTGAGTTTGGCTCTGTTCTATTGATGAATAATGGCGATGAAACATTCAATGTTGAACCACTCCCGGTTGAAGCACAGTTCTCCCCAATACATGCAATTTTGGTCGATGATTTTAATGATGATGGCTTTCAGGACATGCTGTTAGGCGGCAATTTCTACGGCGTGCCTCCGGATCAGGGAAGATATGACGCCAGTTATGGAAGTTTGTTGCTGGGTGATGGGACCGGAAATTTTGTCGCAGTGAGTCTTCAAACCAGTGGATTTGTCGCCTCCGGAGAAGTTCGGCAAATCAAGTCAATACAGACGGCTTCCGGTGAAACACTTGTGATGGCTGCTCGCAGCAATGATACCGCAGTGATATTTAGAAAGCGGGAATGATAAAAAAATTCATCGTAAATGAGTTAAAGCGGCAAAAAAGGTAAGGAGGAAAAGATGATTAAGGTTCGATTAATGACCATGATGTTCCTGCAGTTCTTTGTTTGGGGCGCATGGTACGTTACGGTAGGAAACTACATGGCGAAAATTGGCATGACGGATGAAATCTATTGGGCATATACAGTCAGTCCAATCGGCGCGATTATTTCACCGTTTTTTCTGGGCATGGTTGCAGATCGATTTTTTGCAACAGAGAAAGTGCTCGGAGTTCTTCACATCATTGGCGGAATCGCGATGTTAGCCGCGCCGTTTTTTGCCGAGGGAAGCCTTGCTTCCCCGCCTCTCTTTATCACGGTTTTGCTAATTCACATGCTTTGTTACATGCCAACAGTCGGGTTGGCCAATGCACTCGTTTTTCATCACATAAAAACGCAGGAAAAGGAATTTCCAATTGTCAGGGCTTTGGGTACCATCGGCTGGATCGTTGCCAACCTTTTGGTGAGCGGGATTCTTGGAGCAGATGAGACAGCGACTCCCCTGCGAGTTGCCGGGTTTTCGGGAATTTTGCTTGGCCTGTTTAGCTTTTCTCTGCCCCACACGCCACCTTCGGGAGCGGGGCAAAAAATCTCGTTAAGACAAATTATAGGTCTTGATACTTTGTCAAAATTTAAGGATAAACCTTTTGTTGTTTTCACTATCAGCTCATTGCTGATTTGTATTCCGTTGGCGGCCTACTATTCTTACGCGCCGGTACTTGTTAATGCGGTAGGGATTGCCAATCCAGCGGCCAAAATGTCTTTGGGCCAGGTTTCCGAGCTCGTCTTTCTTTTTCTCATGCCGTTTTTCTTTGCTCGTCTCGGCGTGAAAAAGATGCTTCTGGTAGGTATGCTTGCCTGGGTTTTACGCTATGTTTTGTTTGCCGCTGGAGCGCCGGATGCGGTGGTTTGGATGATTATGGGCGGTATTATTCTGCATGGCATTTGCTATGATTTTTTCTTCGTAACCGGACAGATCTATGTTGATAAAAAAGCAACTCCGGAAATTCGGGCTCAGGCCCAGGGATTCCTGGTCTTTATTACGTATGGGGTCGGGATGCTCATCGGTGCCCAGGTCACGGGACGGCTTTTCAATCAAATCGTAACCGGGTCTGGTTCCGAGGCCCTCGCGCAGTATCAATTGTTTTGGGTGATTCCTGCGGTTTTTGCAGCCGTCGTTATGCTGATGTTCGGATTTCTGTTTAACGATAAACTATCCTCAACGGAAAGTTCTTAGTATTTTTATGAATGAGATCTTCATAGACTTTTGCAAAATAGCTCACCTTGTCATTTCGACCAACGGGAGAAATCTGGTTTCGTGCCTATTCAGATTTCTCGCGGAGTTTATCTTGAGCTTGTCGAAAGGCTTCGAAATGACACTGAGTTAGATTTTGCAGAAAAATCTTCACATAAAAGGAGAACTAGTGTGCAGCCTTTAAAATTAGGAATAGTCGGCGCCGGGTTTGTTGCGACGTTCCATGCTCGGGCCCTTATGCAAGTTAGAAGCATGGAAATAGCCGGCATCACGAGTCGAACAAAGTCACGAGCTGAAGCGCTTTCAAAAATGGTTGAGGAAAACGGACTCGGGGAGGGAGTCGTTTACCAGAGCATTACTGAGATGGCCAACCATGTTGATGTCATTGCTATCTATGCGCCCAATTTTGTTCGGGTGGAGATGGTTGAGGAAATTGTGGATGCGGTAAAAAAAGGTGCGAACTTAAAGGGGGTAATATGCGAAAAACCGCTGGCAAGGAACCTAACGGAAGCACGTCAAATGGTGGATCTGATTCGCGGGGCAGGCCTCAAGACTGCTTACTTCGAAAACCAGATTTTCATGAAACCTGTTAGAGTGCAATTAGAGCAGCTTGCGCCGCAGCAGAAAACGATGGGACCTCTGATGTTGACGCGTTCTGCCGAAGAGCATGGCGGGCCGCATGAGCCGTGGTTCTGGGACCCCACAAAACAGGGTGGAGGCGTCCTCAGCGATATGGGGTGTCACAGTATTGCGGTCGGCTGGTATCTGCTCAATCCGATAGGAAAGCCGGAAACCTTCATGCAACCGATTTCCGTATCTGCGGACTGCGCCCTCCTTAAATGGGGATTGCCTGAGTGGCGTGAGAAACTGTTGAAAGAGCGTGGAGTAGACTACACAAAAACACCTGCCGAGGATTTTACCACCGGAATCATTACTTATAAAAATCCTGAGACGGGTCAGATCGCCAAAGCCCAGTTCACCAATTCCTGGATGTTTGAAAAACAAGGGCTGCGGCTTTTCATGGACGGAATGGGACCGGGTTATGCTTTTGAAATTAACACCTTGAATTCATCACTTGAAATTTTTATTGGTGATGCGGCAGCAGAGGCCGTGGCGGACGCAGAGACTGCTTTGGAAAAATCCACCGCCTCACGCGGTCTTTTGGCCGTGCAGTATAATGAGCCCGACCTCTACGGCTACACCGATGAAAATGAGGATGCCGCAAAAGCATTTCTTGCGGGTAAAGACGCTTCCTTGTCATGGGATTATGGCCTTGAAATTACCAGGTTGGTGATGGCCGCCTACATGTCTTCGGAGCGTCAAAAAACGATTGACCTGACCGATGCCAAGGTCCAGGAGGAACTTGAAACATATGTGCCTCTGATTCAACAAGGCAAAGGTGCGGATATCCTTTATACAAATTAATTCAAATTAATGCTTGATAAAAAAAGGAGGATGATAATGAAGAGCCTTGTTTTCGTCATTGGGTTTTCTCTGTTGCTTGTCAGCTGCCATTCCGGCAAGATGAAACTATCGGAAGCAGAGAAAAAAGCGGGTTGGAAATTTCTTTTCGACGGCAACACGTTTGATGGCTGGCGCAGTTTTCGAAAGGATACAGTACCGGATGGCTGGGTCATAACCAAGCAAGGAGAAATGTATTTCACCGGTGCCGGCAAAGGGGATATTATGACGACAGATGAATTTGATAATTTCGAGCTTCGGCTTGAGTGGAAAATTTCTCCCGGCGGCAATAGTGGTATATTTTTTCATGTTTCCGAGAACCGCGATTACTCCTGGCAAACCGGTCCTGAGATGCAGGTTCTCGACAACAAGGGTCACAAAGATGGAAAAAATCCACTAACATCGGCAGGTTCTAATTATGCACTGCACGCCCCAAGCAAAGATGTGACGCGGGAGGTCGGACTTTACAACGAGGCAAAAATTCTGGTTGAAAAGAATCATGTGGAACATTGGCTAAACGGAGTTAAGATTGTGGAATATAAGATCGGAGATTCCGAGTGGCAAATGTTGGTAGCTAAAAGCAAATTTGGGAAACTGCCGGATTACGGACGCTACCGCAAGGGTCATATTGTTCTGCAGGATCATGGCGATCAAGTCTGGTACCGGAACCTCAGAATTCGTCCTTTATAAACCCTGAAGGATTCCGAAAAACGCCGAAGCCAATCTAAAATAAAAAATATCTAAAGCATATGAGGAGTTAAACATGGAGCTAAAAAAGTCATCTAAAGTCATATCAAGACGCAACTTTTTGAAAACCGCTACCGTTGCGGCCGCAGGTATTGTCATCGTTCCACGACATGTTTTGGGAGGCCCGGGGTATATTGCGCCAAGCGATAAAATTAATTTGGCGATAATTGGCGTCGGTAGCCAGGGGACTGATGATATGAAGGAATTCCTCAACATTCCGGATGTGCAAGTGACTGCTGTTTGCGATGTCTTTGATGAGTTCAAAATCTGGGGAACTCAGACGGTTGGACGTAAGCCTGCAAAGCAGCTGGTCGAGAAGCACTACGGGGCTCAATCAACAGACGGTAATTACCAGGGCTGCGCTGAGTACGTCGATTTTCGCGATATGCTTGAACAGGAAAAAGATATTGATGCGGTAGCGATTGCCACCACGGACAACTTGCATGCGGTCGCTGCGATGGCGGCAATGAAGCGTGGGAAACATGTCTATTGCCAGAAGCCGTTAACTCATGATATCTACGAAGCTCGCATGCTTACCGCAGCGGCTCGAAAATTTGGAGTCGCTACCCAAATGGGCAATCAAGGGCATGCAGGCGAGGGCAATCGACTCATGGTTGAATGGGTGGCAGATGGCGCTATCGGAGAAATACGTGAGGCACACGTGTGGACAAACCGGCCTGCTGGCTGGTGGCCACAAGGGATTGACAAACCCACTAACTATCCACCGGTGCCGCCCGGCCTCGATTGGAACCTGTGGCTCGGTCCCGCCCGTTTTCGTCCTTACAACCCGGCGTATGTGCCGTTCAAGTGGCGTGGCTGGTGGGATTTTGGAACCGGCGCCTTGGGGGACATGGGATGTCATCTGATCGATACCCCGGTTTGGGCCTTTAATTTGGGTCATCCCACGAGTGTGCAGGCCAGCTCATCGCCTGTGAATGACGAAACCGGACCCTTAGCCTCCATTGTGCATTATGAATTTCCGGCCCGGGGCAGTATGCCGCCGGTAAAAATGGTTTGGTACGATGGCGGATTGATGCCTCCCCGTCCTGCTGATTTAGAAGAGGGACGGCGCATGGGTGACGATAGTGGCGGCGTGCTTTTGGTTGGAGATAAGGGCGCCATCATGTGCAGCACCTACGGGAATAATCCAAGGCTTATTCCCGAGACAGCTATGAAAGCCTACAAACGGCCGCCAAAAACCGTTCCCCGTGTTAAAGGGATTTATCAGGACTTTATCGAGGCCTGTAAAGGCGGCTCGGCTGCCTGTTCAAATTTCGATATTTCGGGTCTCTTAACAGAAATTGTGCTTCTGGGTAACCTCGCTGTTCGCTTACCGGCCCAGAAACTGCTTTGGGATGCCAAAAACATGAAAGTCACGAACGTGCCAGATGCAAATAAATTTGTCAAGCGGGAGTACTTTGCAGATTGGACT
Protein-coding sequences here:
- a CDS encoding VCBS repeat-containing protein, encoding TEIVRHMPSVPAANYAFHSNGDLTFKNRATEWGLGDPGFSSGAAYADFDNDGDMDLVVNNVNAAAAIYKNLLYQADTDSSQISNYLKVRLAGAGLNIFGLGAKVILHYQDKIFFQELMATRGFQSSVEPVLNFGLGEVNRLDSLEVIWPTGDYQVLKDLPVNQTITLNQTDAKAAYNYSSRRNDQRMFLNISEDVQLEYLHQENRFIEFNREPFIPHFLSTEGPACAIADVNGDGLEDVYLGGAKHQPGKLFLQNRQGGFEAAANPAFVNDKVGEDVDAAFFDANGDDLPDLYVVSGGNEFFGRAEALRDRLYLNEGNGAFRKTEDGLPELYANGACVKPADIDNDGDMDLFVGSRSLPRLYGIIPESYLLINDGKGKFTDETSARAPGLSKVGMVTDAVWVDLNKDTYRDLIVVGEWMPITIFHNLNGELVDVTEKYGLEGTHGWWNTVAAADFNQDGFVDLVAGNLGLNSILKTAGNKPVRLFINDFSGNGKLDQILTYFHEGKTYPLASAEQMFINIPSLRTTYPTYADYAGKSLQDIFSREQLEAATVRTATEFGSVLLMNNGDETFNVEPLPVEAQFSPIHAILVDDFNDDGFQDMLLGGNFYGVPPDQGRYDASYGSLLLGDGTGNFVAVSLQTSGFVASGEVRQIKSIQTASGETLVMAARSNDTAVIFRKRE
- a CDS encoding Gfo/Idh/MocA family oxidoreductase: MELKKSSKVISRRNFLKTATVAAAGIVIVPRHVLGGPGYIAPSDKINLAIIGVGSQGTDDMKEFLNIPDVQVTAVCDVFDEFKIWGTQTVGRKPAKQLVEKHYGAQSTDGNYQGCAEYVDFRDMLEQEKDIDAVAIATTDNLHAVAAMAAMKRGKHVYCQKPLTHDIYEARMLTAAARKFGVATQMGNQGHAGEGNRLMVEWVADGAIGEIREAHVWTNRPAGWWPQGIDKPTNYPPVPPGLDWNLWLGPARFRPYNPAYVPFKWRGWWDFGTGALGDMGCHLIDTPVWAFNLGHPTSVQASSSPVNDETGPLASIVHYEFPARGSMPPVKMVWYDGGLMPPRPADLEEGRRMGDDSGGVLLVGDKGAIMCSTYGNNPRLIPETAMKAYKRPPKTVPRVKGIYQDFIEACKGGSAACSNFDISGLLTEIVLLGNLAVRLPAQKLLWDAKNMKVTNVPDANKFVKREYFADWTL
- a CDS encoding Gfo/Idh/MocA family oxidoreductase; translated protein: MQPLKLGIVGAGFVATFHARALMQVRSMEIAGITSRTKSRAEALSKMVEENGLGEGVVYQSITEMANHVDVIAIYAPNFVRVEMVEEIVDAVKKGANLKGVICEKPLARNLTEARQMVDLIRGAGLKTAYFENQIFMKPVRVQLEQLAPQQKTMGPLMLTRSAEEHGGPHEPWFWDPTKQGGGVLSDMGCHSIAVGWYLLNPIGKPETFMQPISVSADCALLKWGLPEWREKLLKERGVDYTKTPAEDFTTGIITYKNPETGQIAKAQFTNSWMFEKQGLRLFMDGMGPGYAFEINTLNSSLEIFIGDAAAEAVADAETALEKSTASRGLLAVQYNEPDLYGYTDENEDAAKAFLAGKDASLSWDYGLEITRLVMAAYMSSERQKTIDLTDAKVQEELETYVPLIQQGKGADILYTN
- a CDS encoding MFS transporter; this translates as MIKVRLMTMMFLQFFVWGAWYVTVGNYMAKIGMTDEIYWAYTVSPIGAIISPFFLGMVADRFFATEKVLGVLHIIGGIAMLAAPFFAEGSLASPPLFITVLLIHMLCYMPTVGLANALVFHHIKTQEKEFPIVRALGTIGWIVANLLVSGILGADETATPLRVAGFSGILLGLFSFSLPHTPPSGAGQKISLRQIIGLDTLSKFKDKPFVVFTISSLLICIPLAAYYSYAPVLVNAVGIANPAAKMSLGQVSELVFLFLMPFFFARLGVKKMLLVGMLAWVLRYVLFAAGAPDAVVWMIMGGIILHGICYDFFFVTGQIYVDKKATPEIRAQAQGFLVFITYGVGMLIGAQVTGRLFNQIVTGSGSEALAQYQLFWVIPAVFAAVVMLMFGFLFNDKLSSTESS
- a CDS encoding DUF1080 domain-containing protein, whose protein sequence is MIMKSLVFVIGFSLLLVSCHSGKMKLSEAEKKAGWKFLFDGNTFDGWRSFRKDTVPDGWVITKQGEMYFTGAGKGDIMTTDEFDNFELRLEWKISPGGNSGIFFHVSENRDYSWQTGPEMQVLDNKGHKDGKNPLTSAGSNYALHAPSKDVTREVGLYNEAKILVEKNHVEHWLNGVKIVEYKIGDSEWQMLVAKSKFGKLPDYGRYRKGHIVLQDHGDQVWYRNLRIRPL